ATGGCCGTTGTCCACCAGCCAGCACAGCTCCACGAGCGCCTGGCGGCGATCGCCGAGCGCCAGGTGGATCTCGGCCTGGAGGCGGTGGGTGGGCGGGTAGTCGGGCTCCTGCCCCTGCAGCACGTGCAGGAGGGCGAGCGCGCGCGTGTGGTCCCGCCGTGTGATGCAGATCTGCGCCAGCAGGAAGCGCGCCAGCTTCGCCCGCGGATCGTTGGCCAGCGCCCGCTCGAAGCAGACCACCGCCTCGTCCGTGCGATCCAGGTGCTGGCAGGCCTTTCCCAGGAGGATGAATGCGTCCGTCTGCCGCGGATCCAGTTCCACAGCCCGGCGCAGGTGGGGCTCGCTCTTCGCCCACTGTTCCCGGTGCTGCAGGCATGCGCCCAGGTAGTAGTAGAGGTAGGCGGCCGGATGGGCGCGGATCGCCCGCTCGAGCATCCCCTGCGCCCGCTCGTGATCCTCGAGGGTGCAGTAAATGCGCGACCGGTAGAACAGCGCGGTCTGATAGGTTTCCTTGTCCTCGTCGCCGATCTGCATGAGGAGCCATTCGGCCTCCTCGTAGTCGGCCGCCTCGATAGCGGCCACGGCAGCCGCTAACGGGTTGTGCGGTTTCGAGAACATCGCCAGGATTGTATACCCGGCGAGATCAGGCTACCTGCCCGGATAAATCAGGCGCGGGAAGGCTCCAGGGTACTTGTCCTTCTGGAGCGGGTTGCCGAAGTTGCCTCGGCTATTGAGCGCCACGAGGAACTCGTCCCACTGGGTGTCCTTGGCCAGCGACGCGTTGCGGGCGTAGCCCAGATCCACCGTACCATCGACCGGGGCGTAGAACGCGATGCCGTAGGATTCCGGATAGGTACTCTCGTCGCGCCACGAGCGGATGACCATCTGCTTGGCGGCCGCCTCGAGAGCCTTGGCCGCGCCGCTCACCTCGGGATCCGGGAGCTTGGCGATCTGCCGGGCGGTGCTGATGATGTCGCGGTAGCCGTGGTACAGCGCGAAGCGCGGATCGTCGTTGAACTTGTAGGACTGGCCGCGGCGGATGGCCGACGCCAGCGCTTCCTTGAAGGCGGGATCCTGCTTCATCCGGGCCAGTGCCGCCTGCGCGAGGCGATCGAGGGCCGTCGCGGTCGCTTCCGATCCCGCGGTGCTGACGGCGCTGATCGTCGAGCGGTACACCTCCGGCCCGATGGCGTCCACTATCTTGCGCGCGGTCTGCTCCGGGCTCGCGCCGCCCGACATCGCCCGGCCCACGGCCTGGTACGGCCACGACCCGGCGTAGGTGACGGATTCGGCGGCGACGACCACGTCGGCGCCCTTGCGCACTTCGTAGGCGACCTCGACCATCTGCATCAGGCAGGCGTCGAAGGTCAGGATCTGCGCATGCTGTTCGGCCAGCACTCCGGCCAGGTCGGGGATGCGGATGCCCGCGTGACCCGACGAATCGTCCACCATGATGCCGCGCACGATGCCGCCGCCGTGGTCGGCCATCACGAGCATGCGGTTGTCGGCCGGGAGATTGCGGCCCGCCCAGGTGAGGAACGATCCGACGAACTCGGCCGAGCCGGAATTGATCTCCTTGTCGCGGTTGCTGATGCTCTGGCCGTTGAACCCGAGTACCGACACGCCATCCTGGCCGGGCGTGTCCAGCACCATCGCGCTGTACAGGCCCGGGATCCCCGCGAGCGACCGCGCCGCCGCCGTATAGTGGTAGTCCGAGCCGGAAAGGTCGTTGTCGTGGGCGACCACCGACACCATGGCCCACGGCATCTTGCCGTTCTTCGCGGCGAGGACGTCGTCGAGCGATCCGGCCCCCTGCAGGCCAGTCGCTGCCGGGCCGACCGGCTGAGGCGCACCGCAGGCAGCGAGGGCGCAGGTGGCGGCCAGCGCGCTGGCGAGGGCGATCTTGGCACCGAGGCGGGGGCGGTTCATGTTTATCTGCAACTCCGTAGACTTGGCGTGGGAGATACGGAGTTATCGGACCGGCGACAAGCCACCGGACCGACTTCAACGTTTCTTAGCCAGGGCTTTACCTTTGCTTTACCTGTGCGAGCCATCCTGACGGTCGGGATCCCGGCGTGTGGCAAGTCGACCTACGCCGCGACCCTGGGCGCGCGCGGCGTGCTCGAAGTCAATCGCGACGCGTTGCGGCGCCAGATCGGCGGCGAACCGGGCGTCCCCCGGGTGGAGGCCGCCGTCACGCGCCTGGCGCGGCGGGCCCTGGCCGAGGCGGCCCGCTCCGGCCGAGACGTGATCGTCAGCGATACCAACCTCACCCGGCGCGGGCGCAAGGACCTTGTCCGGTACCTGCGCAAGCTCGGCTACGACCGCGTCGAGGCGCACGTGCTCGACGTGCCCCTGGCCGAATGCCTGGCCCGCAACGCGGCCCGCCCGGATCGCGTGCCAGAACCCGCGCTGCGGCGGATGTACGACCGGTTCAGGCTGCAGCCGCCGTGGGCGAGCGACGGCTTCGACGCGATCCTAGATGTCGAAGGCGTTGCCGGCGACGGGGGCGTTTAGCTGCAAGTTGGTGTAGGTCGTCGTGAAGATCGGCGTGGTGCTGCCGGCCTCGCGGAACTCGCGATACACGGGCAACTTCTTGACCGAGTCGATGCCGATGCGCTCGGTCGCGGCACCAGGCAGGGAGCTCTTGAACTCGACCAGGGTCACCGTGGCGCTGCCGATCCTGGACGTCCCGAGCAGCTTGGCCGTCGGCAGGTTGGTCAGGAGGGCCGAGACCATCGCGTCGTAGTCGGTCTGGTTGTAGTACCAGCCGCGGAGGCTCGGCTTGTCGGTCAACTTGTGCTCCTGCTTGATCGGCAGGAAGCCGATGTCCTTGCGGCCCTTGAGCGTGGAGCCGCCGGTCCAGACGACGATGGCGCCGCTTAGCAGGGCGTCGCTGCTCGAGCGGATGTCCAGCCGCAGCTTGCGCGGCTTGGCGAACGTCATGGCCACCTTGGCGAAGTATTTCTCGGAGCCCTTGCTCTGGTGATTGTCGTAGTCGGCCTTGAGGGTCTTTACCGCCTGATAGGCGGTGGCCACTTCGGTCTTGAGGGAGCCCAGATCCGTCGGCGTGCCCGTCGTGGGCGGCTTCTGGCCAGGGCCGCCGGTCGTCGGCGGCGCGGTGACGGGCGGCTCCTCCGCGGGCGGCGCCTCGCCGCCGGTATCCGCCCCGACGGGACTGCGCCCGCAACCCGCGGCGACCAGCAGGGCGGCGGAAAAGGCGAGCAGTTTCTTGTCCATCGGGCGACCCTCTTTAAGGAAATACAAATTCTTCCTTAACTTATAGACAACATTCTAACGGATCTTGCGAGCCGGAGTACTGACAAAACCCTTATTGACAATGTTTCTCAATAAGGTTACCCTGCTTGTTGAAAATAATTCTCAATAAGGGAGTTTCTCGCGAGATGGCCACGGCCTCCAAGACCCCGCCGCAAACCGGTCTATTTGCTCGCTCGCGGCGCGAGGTCGGCCCCAGGGCCGCTTCCCTGGCTGGCGTGCCGGCCGGCAAGACCGTGCGCATCGGTTCGGTCGAAGGCGAGAGTGGCGTCGCTTTCCGTCTCCTGGAGCTGGGCTTCACGCCGGGCCAGGAAGTCACGCCGATCGCCGCCGCGCCTTTCGGCGGCCCTGTCGCCGTCGCCCTGCGCGGCACCATCGTCGCCTTGCGGTCCGCCGAAGCCGCCTGCATCAGGGTGTGACCGACTGCCACGAGCCGGGAGGCCGGGCCCCTGCGCTCGGCCGGCCGGCGGGCAACCTGCTGATCGCGCTGGCCGGCCCGCCCAACAGTGGCAAGACCACCCTATACAACGCCCTGACGGGCTCCCGCTTCAGGACGGTCAACTACCCGGGGGCCACGGTCGAGTACTCGGTCGGAGACGCGCTTCCCCAGCTTGGAATGGCGGCGCGCGTCCTGGACTCCCCGGGGCTCACGTCGCTCAACGCCCACTCCCCTGACGAGGCGGTCACCGTCAAGGCGTTGTTCCACCATCCCAGGCTCGGGACGCCGGACATCGTGGTCGTCGTCGCCGACGCCTCGCAACTCTCGCGCCACCTTTACCTGGTGCAGCAGGTCCTGGCCTCCGGCTTCCGGGTGGTCCTGGCGGTCACCATGGTCGACCTCCTGCGGGAAAAGGGATTCGACCTCGACGCGACGCGCCTGGCCTCCGAACTCGCATGCCCGGTGGTCCCGATCGATCCGCGCAGCGGCACCGGCCTCTCCGACCTCGCGGCGCGCATCGTGGCGGTCGCCGAGATCACCCCGCCGGCGGTACCGCACCTCGACACCCCGACCGCTCCGGGGGAGGTCCGCACCCTCTACGATCGCGCCGAAGCCATCGAGCACGCGGTCCTGGTGCCCCTCGGCGTCGCGACCCGCGGTCCCCTGCACGCGCCGGACCACCGCACGCTGCGCCTCGACACCTGGCTGCTGCACCCGCTGTGGGGCCTGCTGGTCTTCGTCTTGACGATGGCCGGCATCTTCACGGCCATCTTCTGGGCCGCCGCCCCGGCCATGGACGCCATCGACAGTCTCTTCGGGATGGCGGTCGGCGCCGTCCACGCGCTCCTGCCAGGCTCCTGGCTGGGTGACTTCCTGGCCGACGGCATCGTGGCCGGCATCGGGTCGGTGGCGGTGTTCCTGCCGCAAATCGTCATCCTGTTCCTGGCCATGGGCTTCATGGAGGATTCCGGCTACCTCGCCCGCGGCGCGATGCTCATGGATCGGCCCCTGGCGCGGATTGGCCTCAACGGTCGGTCGTTCGTCCCCATGCTTTCGGGCTTCGCATGCGCCATCCCGGCCATCATGGCCTCGCGGACCATCCCCAATCGCCGGGAGCGCCTCCTGACGATCCTGGTCCTGCCGCTGATGAACTGCTCGGCGCGGTTGCCCGTGTTCGGGCTGCTCCTGGCGTTCATCACGCCCCACGACAAGCCGTGGCTGGGCGGCATCGGCCTCACGCTCATCTACCTCGGGAGCCTGGTGATCGGCGCCGCGGCCGCGACCGTGGCCAGTCGGTTCATCTACCGGCAAACCGAACCTTCGAGCTTCATGCTGGAACTGCCGGCCTACCGGCGGCCGCAACTGCGGGTCGTGCTGCGGGCGACGTTCTCCCGGGCCTTCAACTATCTGGAAAAGGCCACCGTGCCGATCGTCTGCGTGGCGACGGCCCTCTGGGCGCTCACCTACTTCCCGATGGGCAAGACCGTCGGCGAGGACGAGGCGGCGCGAATGGCCGGGTCGTATGCGGCGATGCTCGGCCACTGGCTCGATCCGGTCATGCAACCCCTCGGCCTGGACTGGCGAATCGGCATCGCGCTGATTGCCGCGTTTGCCGCCCGCGAAGTGTTCGTGAGCGCCCTGGCGCTGGTCCTGCGCGTCTCGGCCGACGGCGACGCCCTCCAGGGCGCTCTCCTCCAGGCGATGCAGGGGGCCGCCCGCGCGGACGGGACGCCCCTGTTCACCGTTTCCACGGCGCTGGGCCTGGTCGTCTACTTCATCGTGGCCATGCAGTGCGTGACGACCTTCGTGGTGGCCCGGAAGGAGTCCGGCAGCACGGCACTGGCCGTGGGGCAACTGGTCGCTTTCAACATCGTCGCCTACGCCCTGGCCGCCATCACGGTCCACACGGTCCGCGCGCTCGGCATCGCCTGATCCGCCCGGACCAGCCAACGCGAGCCCGCATGGCGGGCGAGGTAACCCGTCACAACGTCCACCTCGCGCAAGTCCGCGGGTAGCGTCGCCGGTCCCGGCGGGGGCCCCGAAAACGCCGCTTCCAGGAAAGCCGCCACCTCGCCCGGCCCGCGGACTTCGCGCGCGGCGACCAGGCGGCCGGCGCGAACTCCGAGCAGGCGCGCCGCGCCGGGCCCGCGGCGCACGGCCGCCACGACGTCCAGCGTGAGAAACGGCGCGCGTTGCAGGACGCGCTCCAGGGCTTGCAGGCGATCGCGCAGGCGGGCGGCACGCTCGAAGTCGCTGTGCGCCGCCGCGGCGCGCATCCGCTCCTCGAGCAAGGCCAGGACGCGCATCCCCTCTCCGCGGAGGATGCTATCCAGGGTCGCGAGCATCCCCGCATACCGGCTCTCGCCCGGTCCCGCGCCGCAGGGAGCCAGGCAGCGGCCTACCTGCTGGTGCAGGCAGGGTTTGCGCTCGAGCACGTCGCAACGGCGCCAGCGCAGGACCGGCTGCAATGCGGCCAGGGCGTCGTCGAGCCCGAGTTCCGGGGGAAACGGCCCGTAATAGCTGGCGCCGTCGGGGGCGATCTCGCGGACCGCCAGGACCCGGGGGAAGCGCTCGCGCGTCACCTTGACGAAGGCGTAGTGGCGAGCGTGCCGGCCCGCCACGTTGTAGACGGGTTGCTGCTCCCGGATGGCGCGAGCCTCCGCGAGCAGGGCCTCCAGCTCCGATCCCGTCTCCAAGGTCTCGATGCGGGCCGCCCTGCGCTTGAGGCCGCGCGTGTAGCCGGTGTGGCCGCCGGAGCGCTCCAGGTACGACGCGGCGCGGCGTTTCAGGTTGACGGCCTTGCCCACGTACAGCAGGCGCCCGCGCCTGTCGCGGAACGCGTAGATGCCGGGCCGGTCGGGAAGGTCGGCGATTTGCCGCGCGAGGCTCCTGTCCCCCATCCCCCCGTTATGACACGCGATACGGCCCTGGTCGGTGATCGAATCGTGCCGGGGGAATCTTTAGAGGATCTTTAAGGCTAACAAGCCGGGCCGCCCGACCCGGTACATCCCTCCGAGGAGTTGTTCTCTGCTTTTTTTTCGAGGGAAAGGGGACCTGGGATGGCTATTGCAAATGGTGTGGCCCCGGCGCGCGAGCATTTCGCCGTGCACAAGCTCAAGCGGCCCAACATCCGCGGGCGCGACATCGCCTACGACATCGAGACGATACCCGGCGACAAGAACTTGACCGCCGGCGGAGGCGCTCCGGCGGCCGGTCGCCCGTCCGGCATGGGGCTGGAGGGCGGCTACTCGGTGCCCGGCGGCTCGCCGCAGGACCCGCCGGGCAACGGCGACCCGCAGGCCGGCGGAGACGCGAAGCGCACGACGCTCACCGCCCGGCGCCTCAAGGACCGCCTCGCCGACGGCGGCGTCTTCAAGGTCAGGGGCCTGCGCTTCGAGCAAATAGACAACCCGGACGGCACCAAGTCCATCCACATGAACGCCAGGCGGGTGAAGTACCGCAAGGGCGGGCAGACCTTCAAGGCCAGGGGTCTGGACGACACGTTCAAGGTCGCCGCCGACGGCACGGTCATTCCCGGCCAGGCCGACGCGCGCAGGATCAAGGGCAGCATGGGCCTCGCCCAGTTCGAGAAGGACCTGCCCGGCGTCATCCAGACCGTCTTGAAGGACCTCAAGGGCGCGGCCTGATCGGCTTCGAGAAGGACTACGCACGACTCCCCGAAAGCCGTCGCGGTAGGATTTCATATCGTCGTTCGACCGCTTTCGGGGAGGATCCCTTGTACAAGCCCGCGCGCGGCATGGCCGCCCCCCTGGCCCTGGGTACCTGCGCCTTGCTGGCCGCGTGCCCCGGGTTGCCGGGCATGGGCGGTCCTTCCGGGGCGCCCACGCTCGGCGGCGGCTCTCTGGGGGCCGCCGCCCGCCAGGGCCCGCTGCGCACCAAGGTCCTTTCGGCGCGCATCACCGAACGGGCTACTTCGGCGTTTCTCTTCAAGGCGGAGGCCGAGGTCGAGGTCGCCGACGCGGCGGGGACACCCGTGGCGGGCCTCCCCGCCCGCTTCTTCCGCTTCTACCTCTCACCGATGCCCGAGAGCACCACCGGCGCCCTGCCCGTGCCGAGCCTTGCGCCGCCGTCATACTCGTATCCGTCTCCCAGCCCGACGGCGGCCCCGCTTCCGCAGGCTACCTCCGTTCCCAAGTACCGCACGCAGATCGGCGCCGGCGACATGCAGCAGTTGCCTGCCCTGACGGGCGAAATCGACTCCCTGGAGGATCTCGGCGAAGGCCGCTACAAGGCGCAGATCACCTTCAAGAGCCCGCCCCGGACCTCGGGGAGCTACTCGCTGCCCTCCGACTGGAAGGTCTCGCTGGCCGCCTTGATTGCCGACGACGCCGAAGCCGCCCGGGTCTCCAACTGGGATCAGGTGGCACAGGCGGGCATGCCGATGGTCGCCTCGCCGGTCCCGGGCTCCTACTACGGGACGCCCGGTCCGGCCCCGACGTTTCTCGGCTTCCCGGCGGACGCGCGCCTGACCGGGTCGGTGGGATACGGCCTGTACGGCAAGGGCATCGGCACGCCGGTCGGCTACCGCAGCGCCTCCGGCGCCACCGCCTCGGTGGCCGCCATTCCAGACTACTTCGGCAACTTCTACTTCCGCTCGGTGCCGGCCGGGCAGTACCAGTTCATCCTGGATGCGGCGCTCGCACGAGCCTACGCCCCGGTCGGGGCGACACCCGTTCCGGATGTGCCATTGCCTCTGCCCACGTATCCCGCGCCGGCATCCCCCTCGGCGCGCGGCGCGACACCCGGCCCCGCGCCCGCTCCCAACATGGCTCCGCCCATCTACTACGGCTCGGCCAACTCCCCGATGCTCTACGTCTCCGATCCTGTCACCGCTCCGGCCACGCCGTCCCAGGGCCCGCAGGTCGCCATCGATCTCAACTCCCTGCCCGGGATCTTCGGCACCAGTTTCATCCGCACGAGTTCGGAGCACTTCGCCAACTTCACGGTCGGGTACGCTCCGGATGTCACCCCCCTGCCGGCCGAGTTCCGCGTTGAGATCTCCGACGCCTCCGGAAGCGTGGT
This sequence is a window from Candidatus Tanganyikabacteria bacterium. Protein-coding genes within it:
- a CDS encoding ferrous iron transporter B, producing the protein MTDCHEPGGRAPALGRPAGNLLIALAGPPNSGKTTLYNALTGSRFRTVNYPGATVEYSVGDALPQLGMAARVLDSPGLTSLNAHSPDEAVTVKALFHHPRLGTPDIVVVVADASQLSRHLYLVQQVLASGFRVVLAVTMVDLLREKGFDLDATRLASELACPVVPIDPRSGTGLSDLAARIVAVAEITPPAVPHLDTPTAPGEVRTLYDRAEAIEHAVLVPLGVATRGPLHAPDHRTLRLDTWLLHPLWGLLVFVLTMAGIFTAIFWAAAPAMDAIDSLFGMAVGAVHALLPGSWLGDFLADGIVAGIGSVAVFLPQIVILFLAMGFMEDSGYLARGAMLMDRPLARIGLNGRSFVPMLSGFACAIPAIMASRTIPNRRERLLTILVLPLMNCSARLPVFGLLLAFITPHDKPWLGGIGLTLIYLGSLVIGAAAATVASRFIYRQTEPSSFMLELPAYRRPQLRVVLRATFSRAFNYLEKATVPIVCVATALWALTYFPMGKTVGEDEAARMAGSYAAMLGHWLDPVMQPLGLDWRIGIALIAAFAAREVFVSALALVLRVSADGDALQGALLQAMQGAARADGTPLFTVSTALGLVVYFIVAMQCVTTFVVARKESGSTALAVGQLVAFNIVAYALAAITVHTVRALGIA
- a CDS encoding ferrous iron transport protein A gives rise to the protein MATASKTPPQTGLFARSRREVGPRAASLAGVPAGKTVRIGSVEGESGVAFRLLELGFTPGQEVTPIAAAPFGGPVAVALRGTIVALRSAEAACIRV
- a CDS encoding AAA family ATPase, which translates into the protein MRAILTVGIPACGKSTYAATLGARGVLEVNRDALRRQIGGEPGVPRVEAAVTRLARRALAEAARSGRDVIVSDTNLTRRGRKDLVRYLRKLGYDRVEAHVLDVPLAECLARNAARPDRVPEPALRRMYDRFRLQPPWASDGFDAILDVEGVAGDGGV
- a CDS encoding UvrB/UvrC motif-containing protein produces the protein MGDRSLARQIADLPDRPGIYAFRDRRGRLLYVGKAVNLKRRAASYLERSGGHTGYTRGLKRRAARIETLETGSELEALLAEARAIREQQPVYNVAGRHARHYAFVKVTRERFPRVLAVREIAPDGASYYGPFPPELGLDDALAALQPVLRWRRCDVLERKPCLHQQVGRCLAPCGAGPGESRYAGMLATLDSILRGEGMRVLALLEERMRAAAAHSDFERAARLRDRLQALERVLQRAPFLTLDVVAAVRRGPGAARLLGVRAGRLVAAREVRGPGEVAAFLEAAFSGPPPGPATLPADLREVDVVTGYLARHAGSRWLVRADQAMPSARTVWTVMAARA